In Aspergillus fumigatus Af293 chromosome 4, whole genome shotgun sequence, one genomic interval encodes:
- a CDS encoding zinc-binding alcohol dehydrogenase family protein, whose amino-acid sequence MHPTNTAAWQIAEKAKPLEVRPAAYTPPKENEIVVKNSAIGLNPVDYLRQEQGAALFSWTTYPTIMGSDVAGEVVEVGPGAAARFKPGDRVLGLGSELKDNNPAEGAFQHYTAIPAHVASPIPTGLSYENASVIPLGISTASCGLFQKDHLALRLPTSPRAASSGQLVLIWSGSSSVGSNAIQLEAAAGYEVVTTASTKNFEYVKSLGAGHVFDYHSPTLVDDISKVYDSKTGVGALAIGTEAAGPCCEVLSKVNSRKFVSLTNPPTGALPEGIESKFVFGAAVKDNEIGPAIFEAFLPKALAAGEFKSAPTAEVVGKGLGSIQAGLEQVKKGASAKKYVISLQ is encoded by the coding sequence ATGCACCCAACGAATACCGCCGCATGGCAGATTGCCGAAAAAGCCAAGCCTCTGGAGGTCAGGCCCGCCGCCTACACTCCTCCTAAGGAGAATGAGATCGTTGTCAAGAATAGCGCTATCGGCCTGAACCCCGTCGACTATCTCCGCCAGGAGCAGGGCGCCGCACTGTTCTCCTGGACCACCTACCCCACGATCATGGGCAGCGACGTGGCAGGTGAGGTCGTTGAGGTGGGCCCTGGCGCAGCGGCACGCTTCAAACCTGGCGATCGCGTGCTGGGACTGGGTAGCGAGCTCAAGGACAACAACCCCGCCGAGGGCGCTTTCCAACACTACACGGCCATCCCGGCCCACGTAGCGTCCCCGATCCCCACAGGACTGTCATACGAAAACGCCTCCGTCATTCCGCTGGGCATATCGACGGCGAGTTGTGGGCTGTTTCAGAAGGATCACCTGGCGCTGCGGTTACCCACGAGTCCGCGGGCTGCGTCGAGCGGCCAGCTCGTACTAATCTGGAGCGGCTCGTCAAGCGTCGGCAGCAACGCTATCCAGCTGGAGGCTGCGGCGGGCTACGAGGTCGTCACCACCGCGTCGACGAAGAACTTTGAGTACGTCAAATCGCTCGGTGCAGGTCACGTCTTTGACTACCACAGCCCGACCCTTGTCGATGATATTAGTAAGGTCTACGACAGCAAAACTGGAGTTGGTGCGCTGGCCATCGGCACGGAGGCGGCAGGCCCTTGCTGTGAGGTCCTGTCCAAGGTCAACTCGCGCAAGTTTGTCTCCTTGACCAATCCTCCCACTGGTGCATTGCCGGAAGGCATCGAATCCAAATTCGTGTTTGGAGCTGCTGTCAAGGATAACGAGATTGGGCCAGCCATCTTCGAGGCATTCCTCCCCAAGGCGTTGGCAGCGGGTGAGTTCAAATCTGCCCCAACAGCTGAGGTGGTAGGTAAGGGATTGGGATCGATTCAGGCGGGGCTCGAACAGGTGAAGAAGGGTGCGTCAGCCAAGAAGTATGTCATCAGTCTGCAGTAG
- a CDS encoding phosphatidyl synthase codes for MPYMANTRTIPGPTAILPVGPEKGLDAGSAVPGRITMSLVLPIIGNNYSLINTLISFIIILIFAFIHLFSSSPSFLIFSGSRLVNSSSNTDPAHPPPYKSDIIYFSSLITHSSPSYVSLTLLYVYILSRLSSIATMPRFDDADFGVEPAPAGARSPRDARGSASGSLPIPNEAGNTVEIPATRSSISDAAQFMHNLSLSPSMRDRRGSRNSFGTSLPIPRSPRVSRLSSVRKADAASVSRDILASQVQDMSKEKVAAAKNMAFAFDIDGVLAHGNHAIPEAKEALKMLNGDNELGIKIPYILLTNGGGKTEASRCEQLSEILEVPISTDQFIQSHTPMQALSEYYETVLVLGGEGQKIREVAENYGFKNVVHPKDILAWDPTISPWRTFTAEDRAEAKPRDFSKIKFDAILVFADSRDYATDMQLIIDLLLAEDGKLLTRAKDPVSSRIPIYFSQGDLLMPTDHKGPPRLTQGCFRIAVEAQYKALTGVDLERVVYGKPERATYTYADEVLKAWMEQIHNENRLPKNIYMIGDNPQSDIVGGNMYGWNTCLVRTGVFQGGENDEHNPANFGVFPNVLEAVKAAVRKELGQEFKFKWNPKVNPVTHGDGSSAVE; via the exons ATGCCGTACATGGCAAATACCAGGACAATACCAGGACCCACGGCAATCCTGCCTGTCGGGCCTGAAAAGGGTTTAGACGCCGGCTCCGCTGTACCTGGGCGTATCACTATGTCCTTGGTACTGCCCATTATTGGAAACAATTACAGT TTAATAAATaccttgatctccttcatTATCATCTTGATCTTTGCCTTCATTCACCTgttctcttcatccccatcttTCCTTATCTTCTCGGGAAGCCGTTTAGTGAATTCTTCCAGTAACACTGATCCGGCCCACCCTCCCCCATATAAGAGTGATATCATctacttctcttctcttATCACCCACTCATCTCCCTCCTACGTTAGTCTTACCTTACTCTACGTCTACATACTCTCTCGACTCTCATCTATAGCTACCATGCCTCGCTTTGATGATGCCGACTTTGGTGTCGAGCCCGCTCCTGCCGGTGCTCGTTCGCCCAGAGATGCTCGTGGCAGTGCTTCTGGCTCTCTCCCCATCCCCAACGAGGCCGGCAACACTGTCGAAATCCCTGCCACCAGAAGCTCCATCAGTGATGCCGCTCAGTTCATGCACAACCTGAGCTTGTCTCCTTCGATGCGGGATCGTCGGGGTTCTCGCAACTCTTTCGGCACTTCCCTCCCTATCCCCAGATCCCCTCGTGTGTCTCGCCTATCGTCTGTTCGTAAGGCCGACGCCGCCTCTGTCTCTCGTGATATCCTGGCCTCTCAGGTCCAGGACATGtccaaggagaaggtggcTGCCGCCAAGAACATGGCGTTCGCTTTCGACATCGACGGTGTCTTGGCTCACGGCAACCACGCCATCCCCGAAGCCAAGGAGGCCCTCAAGATGCTGAATGGCGACAACGAGTTGGGTATCAAGATCCCTTATATCCTCCTCACCAACGGTGGTGGCAAGACTGAAGCCTCCCGTTGCGAGCAGCTTTCCGAGATCCTGGAGGTGCCTATCTCGACCGACCAGTTCATCCAGTCTCATACTCCAATGCAGGCATTGTCCGAGTACTACGAGACTGTCCTCGTCCTAGGTGGTGAGGGTCAGAAGATCCGTGAGGTCGCTGAGAACTACGGCTTCAAGAACGTCGTTCACCCcaaggatatccttgcctGGGACCCTACCATCTCTCCCTGGCGCACATTCACAGCCGAGGACCGCGCCGAGGCCAAGCCCCGCGACTTCTCCAAGATCAAGTTCGACGCCATTCTCGTCTTTGCCGACTCTCGCGACTACGCTACCGACATGCAGCTGATCATCGATCTGCTGCTAGCTGAGGACGGCAAGCTGCTGACCCGCGCCAAGGACCCTGTGTCCTCCCGCATCCCCATCTACTTCTCCCAGGGTGACTTGCTCATGCCGACCGACCACAAGGGCCCCCCTCGGTTGACTCAGGGTTGCTTCCGTATCGCCGTCGAGGCGCAGTACAAGGCTCTGACCGGTGTCGACCTGGAGCGTGTTGTCTACGGCAAGCCCGAGCGCGCCACCTACACCTACGCCGACGAGGTGCTCAAGGCCTGGATGGAGCAGATCCACAACGAGAACCGCCTGCCCAAGAACATCTACATGATTGGTGACAACCCGCAGTCGGACATCGTCGGTGGTAACATGTACGGCTGGAACACCTGCCTGGTGCGCACGGGGGTCTTCCAGGGCGGCGAGAACGACGAGCACAACCCCGCCAACTTTGGTGTCTTCCCCAACGTGCTGGAGGCTGTCAAGGCTGCCGTCCGCAAGGAACTTGGCCAGGAGTTCAAGTTCAAGTGGAACCCCAAGGTCAACCCTGTCACCCACGGCGATGGCTCTTCCGCTGTCGAATAA
- the gldB gene encoding putative glycerol dehydrogenase (GldB), producing the protein MSAGVTFTLSNGVKIPAVGFGTFASEGAKGETYNAVTCALKTGYRHLDCAWFYQNEDEVGDAIQDFLKENPSVKREDIFICTKVWNHLHRYEDVIWSLENSLKKLRVDYVDLYLVHWPIAAEKETQEKPKIGPNGKYVILEDLTKNPEPTWRAMEKLYEEGKAKAIGVSNWTIEGLEQLLKFAKVKPHVNQIEIHPFLPNEELIQYCFKHDILPEAYSPLGSQNQVPTTGERVSENPTLNEIAKKGGNTLAQVLIAWGLRRGYVVLPKSSNPARIESNFKSIQLSDADYEAVNNVAKGRHFRFVNMKDTFGYDVWPEETAKQMSA; encoded by the exons ATGTCGGCCGGTGTCACTTTCACTCTCAGCAACGGCGTTAAGATCCCCGCTGTTGGGTTCGGAACCTTCGCCAGCGAGGGTGCTAAAGGCGAGACCTACAACGCTGTCACTTGTGCTCTCAAGACCGGATACAGACACTTGGATTGCGCCTGGTTCTACCAGAACGAGGACGAGGTCGGCGATGCCATCCAAGATTTCCTCAAGGAGAACCCCTCGGTCAAGCGCGAGGATATTTTCATCTGCACCAAGGTCTGGAACCACCTGCACCGCTACGAGGATGTCATCTGGTCGCTTGAGAACTccctgaagaagctcagggTCGACTACGTCGACCTCTACTTGGTCCACTGGCCTATTGCcgcagagaaggagacgCAAGAGAAGCCCAAGATCGGCCCTAATGGAAAG TACGTCATCCTGGAAGACCTCACCAAGAACCCCGAGCCCACATGGAGGGCAATGGAGAAGCTCTACGAGGAaggcaaggccaaggccattGGTGTCTCGAACTGGACCATTGAAGGGCTCGAGCAGCTGCTCAAGTTCGCCAAGGTCAAGCCCCACGTCAATCAGATCGAGATTCATCCCTTCCTGCCCAACGAGGAACTCATTCAGTACTGCTTCAAGCACGATATCCTGCCCGAGGCCTACTCGCCATTGGGCTCCCAGAATCAGGTCCCCACCACCGGCGAGCGCGTCAGCGAGAACCCGACCCTGAACGAGATCGCCAAAAAGGGCGGCAACACTCTGGCTCAGGTGCTGATAGCCTGGGGTCTGCGCCGCGGCTATGTTGTACTGCCCAAGAGCTCGAACCCAGCTCGTATCGAGTCCAACTTCAAGAGCATTCAGCTGTCGGATGCCGACTATGAGGCCGTCAACAACGTCGCTAAGGGCCGTCACTTCCGATTCGTCAACATGAAGGATACTTTTGGCTACGACGTGTGGCCTGAGGAGACGGCCAAGCAGATGTCTGCTTAA